A single region of the Maniola jurtina chromosome 21, ilManJurt1.1, whole genome shotgun sequence genome encodes:
- the LOC123876465 gene encoding RNA-binding protein 28, whose protein sequence is MSDEESMDTESNTKFKDGVNKNARLIVKNVSFKATEESLKEHFSQYGKVEEIKLLKKPDGKLVGSAFVHYTHVPMAKKALFGTNKKPFLGRPIFVSWAVPKHKYVEEESKKGQKQRYFNYDASNEESKPEIKSEDETEIKKEIKDDKNLIRLNRKARLIIRNISFKATEDTLKQHFEPYGSVLEVSLLKKPDGKMVGCGFVLFKNVQMAKEALANTNMKPFLGRPISVDWAVPKNQYMRHVVNQQTEMEDKIKKEESDSDDDTPINISTDDVKDKIKSESEESDEGSDSDEEKVKSEDENDDSEGDDSDAEDDEDEESGDDDENDGDDDDKSVTSTQPDFQRTKLNDAEDGCTVFLTNIPFSVDNSQLSAFAERTGPVKYALICVDKMTEHSKGTGFVKFVNKDDAESFLALPADQLRLDGQVLQVKPALKRENLQKGDKKQPKDNRNLYLVKEGVIVAGTKAAVGVSASDMSKRLTLERSKTQMLKNLNRFVSRYRIVVSNLPPNYDDNALRRICVRAVGSRAVITEARVMRDLRAPLGRDGKHPSKGYGFVMFTRHEDALACLRKLNNNPDIFDKNNRPIVSFSIEDRTALNARKKRLEKSIANNPLAKQDKEQENTRKNRKRKHNSAPDESYMKKGRFDKEKQDSKNDKQDNNKNWREFRKNNKFNKNNNQNGPNNVGQFVRKPVDDLEYAGLTAKEGSQHKMRSNHKLKTQADIHKQNVKQEKKTSKRTQRLKMAARERIKQPKQKINKNKIGKRNKKRRFNNELM, encoded by the exons ATGAGTGATGAAGAGAGCATGGACACTGAATCCAACACAAAATTTAAAGACGGCGTTAATAAGAACGCTAGGTTGATTGTAAAAAACGTATCTTTTAAAGCCACGGAAGAAAGTTTAAAGGAGCATTTTTCTCAGTATGGCAAAGTTGAGGAGATTAAGCTATTAAAGAAACCAGATGGCAAGCTTGTAGGTTCCGCTTTTGTGCATTACACACATGTTCCTATGGCCAAAAAGGCATTGTTTGGGACAAATAAGAAACCATTTTTAG GTCGCCCTATATTTGTTTCTTGGGCAGTGCCAAAACACAAATATGTTGAGGAAGAGAGCAAAAAAGGACAAAAGCAAAGATATTTTAATTATGATGCATCAAATGAAGAATCCAAACCTGAAATTAAAA GTGAAGATGAAACTGAGATCAAAAAGGAAATAAAAGATGACAAAAATCTTATTAGATTAAACAGGAAAGCCCGTCTCATAATCCGTAACATATCCTTCAAAGCTACTGAGGATACACTGAAACAGCATTTTGAACCATATGGATCAGTACTGGAGGTCAGTTTGCTGAAGAAACCTGATGGGAAGATGGTTGGCTGTGGGTTCGTGCTTTTCAAGAATGTGCAGATGGCAAAAGAGGCGCTGGCTAATACTAATATGAAGCCATTCTTAG GTAGACCAATATCAGTGGATTGGGCAGTGCCCAAGAACCAGTACATGCGACATGTGGTCAACCAACAGACAGAGATGGAAGATAAAATCAAGAAAGAGGAGTCTGACAGTGACGATGACACCCCCATCAACATATCCACTGATGATGTCAAGGATAAGATTAAAA GTGAATCTGAAGAGAGTGATGAAGGAAGTGATTCAGATGAAGAAAAGGTTAAATCTGAAGACGAAAATGATGATAGCGAGGGTGATGACAGTGATGCTGAggatgatgaagatgaagagtctggggatgatgatgaaaatgatggtgacgatgatgataagaGTGTTACGAGTACACAACCCGATTTTCAACG GACAAAGTTAAATGACGCAGAAGACGGTTGCACAGTGTTCCTAACAAACATACCATTCAGTGTTGACAACTCTCAGCTGAGTGCGTTTGCGGAGCGCACCGGCCCCGTCAAATACGCCCTCATATGTGTTGACAAAATGACAGAGCACTCTAAAGGAACAGGATTTGTTAAGTTTGTG AATAAAGACGACGCAGAGAGTTTTCTAGCTCTCCCAGCAGACCAGTTGCGACTTGACGGGCAAGTGCTGCAAGTCAAACCCGCACTGAAGAGAGAAAACCTGCAGAAGGGAGACAAAAAACAACCCAAGGACAATAGAAATCTGTACCTTGTTAAAGAAGGag TGATCGTGGCGGGAACGAAAGCGGCGGTCGGTGTATCAGCATCGGACATGTCAAAACGATTGACACTAGAACGCAGCAAGACGCAGATGCTCAAGAACTTGAACAG ATTCGTATCCCGCTACCGGATCGTGGTGTCCAACTTGCCGCCGAACTACGACGACAATGCGTTGCGACGCATCTGCGTGCGCGCGGTGGGCTCGCGCGCTGTCATCACGGAGGCTAGAGTCATGCGCGACCTGAGAGCGCCGTTGGGCAGAGATGGGAAACACCC GTCAAAGGGCTACGGGTTCGTGATGTTCACTCGCCACGAAGATGCGCTCGCGTGTCTACGCAAGCTGAACAACAATCCCGACATTTTTGACAAAAACAAC AGACCCATAGTATCATTCTCGATAGAGGATAGAACAGCGTTAAACGCAAGAAAGAAAAGGTTAGAGAAGTCAATAGCAAACAATCCACTAGCGAAACAAGACAAAGAACAAGAGAACACACGTAAAAACAGAAAGAGAAAGCACAATTCTGCACCTGATGAAAGTTACATGAAAAAGGGAAGATTCGACAAGGAAAAGCAAGATAGCAAGAATGACAAACAAGATAACAACAAGAATTGGAGGGAATTTAGAAAGAACAATAAAtttaataagaataataatcAAAACGGTCCAAATAATGTGGGACAGTTCGTTAGAAAACCTGTCGATGATTTAGAATATGCAGGATTAACGGCAAAAGAGGGTAGTCAACACAAAATGAGAAGTAACCATAAACTAAAGACCCAAGCGGACATCCATAAACAAAATGTCAAACAAGAGAAGAAGACTAGCAAGAGAACGCAGAGGCTAAAGATGGCCGCCCGCGAGAGAATTAAACAACCGAAACAGAAGattaataagaataaaatcGGTAAACGTAATAAGAAAAGGAGGTTCAATAATGAATtaatgtaa